In one window of Erythrolamprus reginae isolate rEryReg1 chromosome 1, rEryReg1.hap1, whole genome shotgun sequence DNA:
- the LRRTM2 gene encoding leucine-rich repeat transmembrane neuronal protein 2, whose amino-acid sequence MQPPTYSKEWLSALNPELLYGLRKLQTLSLRSNSLRTIPVRLFSDCRSLDFLDLSTNRLRSLARNGFAGLTKLRELHLEHNQLTKINFAHFLRLSNLHMLFLQGNKISNLTCGMEWTWSTLEKLDLSGNDIKAIDTTVFEIMPNLKILLMDNNKLTTLESKVLYSLKALTTVGLSGNPWECSPKICALATWLSRFQGRWEYSILCHTPNHTQGEDILDAVYGFQLCWNLSTVVTPIATSHRAPTTEYTKRISSSNFHVGDKEIPTTTGVPFTTEEQMPEPNNVIFTQQVITGTMALLFSFFFIIFVVFISRKCCPPTLRKIRQCSMIQSHRQLRSQTRLHMSNMSDQGPYNEYEPAHEGPFIIINGYGQCKCQQLPYKECEV is encoded by the exons ATGCAACCTCCAACGTACTCAAAAGAATGG TTATCTGCTTTGAATCCTGAATTGTTGTATGGCCTTCGTAAACTGCAAACCCTGAGTTTACGTTCCAATTCTCTGAGGACTATCCCAGTCCGTCTGTTTTCAGACTGCCGTAGCTTGGATTTTTTGGATTTGAGCACAAACCGCTTGCGAAGTTTGGCGCGCAATGGATTTGCAGGATTAACCAAACTAAGGGAGCTTCACCTAGAGCACAACCAACTGACAAAAATTAACTTTGCTCACTTCCTTCGGCTAAGCAATCTGCACATGCTCTTCTTGCAGGGGAATAAAATTAGCAACCTGACCTGTGGGATGGAATGGACCTGGAGCACTTTAGAAAAGCTAGACTTGTCTGGAAATGATATCAAAGCCATTGATACGACAGTGTTTGAAATAATGCCTAATCTTAAAATCCTCCTGATGGATAACAACAAGCTAACCACTCTGGAGTCCAAGGTTTTATATTCACTTAAAGCCCTAACGACTGTGGGTCTCTCCGGCAACCCCTGGGAATGCAGCCCCAAAATATGTGCACTAGCCACATGGCTCAGTCGCTTCCAAGGTCGGTGGGAATACTCCATCCTTTGTCATACCCCAAACCATACCCAGGGAGAGGATATTCTAGATGCGGTTTACGGTTTTCAGCTTTGCTGGAATTTATCGACTGTTGTTACGCCTATTGCTACATCTCACAGAGCTCCAACAACTGAATATACAAAGCGAATAAGCTCCTCAAATTTCCATGTGGGAGATAAAGAAATTCCAACCACCACAGGAGTACCCTTCACCACAGAAGAGCAAATGCctgaaccaaacaatgtcatcttcaCCCAGCAGGTAATTACAGGAACAAtggctttattattttctttcttttttatcatttttgtagTGTTCATCTCCAGGAAGTGCTGTCCTCCCACATTAAGGAAAATTAGGCAGTGTTCAATGATTCAAAGCCACAGGCAACTACGATCTCAAACACGGCTGCATATGTCAAATATGTCAGACCAAGGACCATATAATGAATATGAACCTGCCCACGAAGGACCTTTCATCATCATTAATGGCTATGGACAATGCAAATGTCAGCAGTTACCCTATAAAGAATGTGAAGTGTAA